The following proteins are co-located in the Puniceicoccus vermicola genome:
- the hemB gene encoding porphobilinogen synthase, with amino-acid sequence MEPSSFSLPLSRRPRRLRQNQATREMVREIRLAPEKLIQPLFVLDEESAREPIDSMPGIDRLGKKELIEELEQLADLGIRGVALFPKIDSSLKTETGREAATNPEGIIPSLARLVKEKDLPINLIADIALDPYTLHGHDGIVDPASGEILNDPTVEVLAEMAVNYAEAGVDWVAPSDMMDGRIGVIRDALDDSGLANTVIMAYSAKFASAYYGPFRDAVGSAPPIGGKYLDKSSYQLPPTNVREAMVEVDLDIHEGADIVMVKPAGPYLDIIRRVRERCELPVAAYQVSGEYSMIHASAQKGWIDYKSARNESLTAIHRAGADLILSYFSKEVASS; translated from the coding sequence ATGGAACCAAGTTCGTTTTCTCTTCCACTCTCGAGACGCCCCAGACGCTTGCGCCAAAATCAAGCCACGAGGGAAATGGTGCGGGAGATTCGTCTCGCCCCCGAAAAGTTGATTCAGCCCCTCTTCGTCCTTGATGAAGAGAGCGCCCGCGAACCGATTGATTCGATGCCGGGAATTGATCGTCTGGGGAAGAAAGAACTGATCGAAGAACTCGAGCAACTGGCAGACCTAGGAATCCGGGGGGTCGCTCTTTTTCCCAAGATCGATTCCTCCCTCAAAACCGAAACGGGACGCGAAGCAGCGACCAATCCAGAGGGAATAATTCCTTCCCTGGCCCGTTTGGTAAAAGAAAAAGACCTTCCCATCAACCTGATCGCCGATATCGCTCTCGATCCTTACACCCTCCACGGCCACGACGGGATCGTTGATCCTGCCAGCGGAGAAATTCTCAATGACCCCACGGTAGAGGTTTTGGCGGAAATGGCAGTGAACTATGCCGAAGCGGGAGTCGATTGGGTAGCCCCCTCCGACATGATGGACGGCCGGATTGGCGTCATCCGCGACGCTCTGGATGACTCCGGATTGGCCAACACCGTAATCATGGCCTACTCAGCAAAATTCGCCTCAGCGTACTACGGCCCATTCCGGGACGCAGTAGGCAGCGCCCCGCCAATCGGAGGGAAATACCTCGATAAATCGTCGTATCAACTCCCCCCAACCAACGTCCGGGAAGCCATGGTCGAGGTAGACCTGGATATACACGAAGGAGCCGACATCGTAATGGTAAAACCCGCCGGTCCGTACCTAGACATCATTCGAAGAGTCCGCGAGCGCTGCGAGCTCCCCGTAGCCGCCTATCAAGTCTCCGGAGAATACTCCATGATCCACGCCTCCGCCCAAAAAGGCTGGATAGACTACAAATCCGCCCGAAACGAATCCCTCACCGCAATTCACAGAGCGGGCGCAGACCTGATCCTTTCGTACTTTTCGAAAGAAGTAGCCAGCAGCTAA
- a CDS encoding AMP-binding protein, whose translation MLLKENLQKNRIFADDYSEERFRASLTREVALCRQFEGGIREVILTDSGPDSVAAVLSCLLTEVPVLLASSSWGKWTWDAYAQVKDSRVGKGSVLIRTGGSSGKPKFAIHSWETLQASAENLWNHLGRRPMSAILDLPLNHVSGWMPVMRALVSGGSVLVPGAGEFEQLPGMRLFSVVPTTLYRALANPKKKRILQQADRVFAGGAAFSPELLEEGRRANLALSLVYGMTETAAMVAVQDPDDFAAGREPRVSSIGSNQIESGDQNEIRIRSNQLFAGYLGQARREGAFWPTGDLGALDEEGRLDLWGRKGRFVSSGGETVSLEKIEEAAKRLPGVADAYAAANQDPEWGERVHLFLVSEESAQFDWRKELKSILDPHEIPASVKDLKEIPRNGAGKVDPDRLFG comes from the coding sequence GTGCTTCTTAAAGAAAATTTGCAGAAGAATCGAATTTTCGCCGATGACTACTCAGAGGAGCGGTTCCGTGCATCCCTCACCCGTGAGGTGGCACTTTGCCGTCAGTTCGAAGGCGGAATTCGAGAGGTCATCCTGACCGATTCGGGGCCGGATTCGGTTGCGGCGGTGTTGTCCTGCCTCCTAACCGAGGTGCCCGTTCTCCTCGCTTCGTCCTCGTGGGGGAAATGGACCTGGGATGCTTATGCGCAGGTCAAAGATTCCAGGGTCGGGAAGGGGAGCGTTCTCATCCGGACCGGGGGCAGTTCAGGAAAGCCCAAGTTTGCTATCCACAGCTGGGAAACTCTTCAGGCGTCCGCCGAGAACCTGTGGAATCATCTGGGCCGTCGCCCAATGTCCGCGATACTGGACCTTCCCTTGAATCACGTCAGTGGCTGGATGCCGGTGATGCGGGCATTGGTTTCCGGAGGCAGTGTTTTGGTGCCGGGTGCCGGAGAATTTGAGCAACTCCCCGGGATGCGATTATTTTCCGTGGTTCCGACAACGCTCTATCGGGCTCTGGCAAACCCGAAAAAAAAGAGAATCCTCCAACAGGCGGATCGGGTCTTCGCGGGAGGGGCAGCGTTTTCTCCCGAATTGCTGGAGGAGGGGAGGCGGGCCAATCTGGCGTTGAGTCTGGTCTACGGAATGACGGAAACGGCGGCGATGGTAGCGGTTCAAGATCCGGATGACTTTGCGGCTGGCCGTGAACCCCGCGTCTCTTCCATCGGAAGCAATCAAATCGAGAGCGGAGATCAGAATGAGATCCGAATTCGATCAAACCAGCTCTTTGCCGGATATCTCGGACAAGCGCGACGGGAGGGGGCTTTCTGGCCGACCGGTGATCTCGGGGCGTTGGATGAGGAGGGCCGGCTCGACCTCTGGGGAAGAAAAGGCAGATTTGTTTCTAGTGGAGGGGAGACCGTTTCGTTGGAAAAGATAGAGGAGGCGGCGAAGCGATTACCCGGAGTTGCGGATGCCTATGCCGCGGCGAATCAGGACCCCGAATGGGGGGAGCGGGTTCACCTCTTTCTCGTTTCGGAAGAGTCCGCCCAATTCGATTGGAGGAAGGAGTTGAAGAGCATCCTCGATCCCCACGAAATCCCAGCCTCAGTCAAAGATTTGAAGGAAATTCCCCGAAATGGTGCCGGAAAAGTTGATCCGGACCGTCTTTTCGGGTGA
- a CDS encoding enolase C-terminal domain-like protein produces the protein MERRGWLLQESREGKNFWGEVAPFPGFAEGPRDWESRIQRWLAEGDPGVLGDSGAVGFGAWCLEQEIPFVVDAKSAGLIQGNGSVEDSLPDSSDQTWKVKIGVKDEREEISRLDRILTGAPAGTKIRLDANQRLTPQSTREWLEWMSDHPEVEFLEQPLPVGREGELLETFCEDAVRLALDESVVGLENLEKARAMEWPGWFVIKPSLFGSPEPLFSLPEELRRRVVVSSAFETGIGFAFVLRIASRLGQSGVAHGLGTRGSFGEDGLDGWSTASQYQGEVSAAFLEEIWNRAS, from the coding sequence GTGGAGCGTCGTGGCTGGCTTCTCCAGGAGTCTAGGGAGGGAAAGAACTTCTGGGGAGAGGTCGCTCCATTCCCCGGATTTGCAGAGGGCCCAAGGGATTGGGAGTCTCGCATCCAAAGGTGGCTCGCCGAAGGGGACCCTGGCGTCTTGGGAGACTCTGGTGCGGTGGGCTTCGGTGCCTGGTGTTTGGAGCAGGAGATTCCGTTTGTCGTCGATGCGAAATCCGCCGGATTGATTCAGGGCAATGGCTCCGTAGAGGATTCTCTTCCGGATTCCTCCGATCAAACTTGGAAGGTGAAGATTGGAGTGAAGGACGAGCGGGAGGAAATATCGCGTCTGGACCGGATCCTCACCGGGGCCCCAGCGGGCACCAAGATTCGACTCGATGCCAATCAACGACTGACCCCCCAGTCCACGAGGGAATGGTTAGAGTGGATGTCCGATCATCCGGAGGTTGAGTTTCTGGAGCAGCCGCTTCCCGTCGGGCGGGAAGGGGAGTTGTTGGAAACTTTTTGCGAGGACGCCGTGCGGTTGGCTTTGGATGAGTCAGTAGTGGGGCTGGAAAATCTGGAAAAGGCTCGAGCCATGGAGTGGCCGGGATGGTTCGTCATCAAACCCTCGCTTTTTGGTTCGCCCGAGCCACTTTTTTCCCTCCCAGAGGAGCTGCGGCGGAGGGTGGTGGTTTCCTCGGCATTTGAAACTGGGATCGGGTTTGCCTTCGTTTTACGCATCGCTTCGCGGCTGGGCCAATCGGGCGTCGCTCACGGATTGGGCACTCGCGGGAGCTTTGGGGAGGACGGGCTGGACGGCTGGTCAACAGCTTCCCAGTATCAAGGAGAAGTGTCCGCAGCATTTTTGGAGGAGATCTGGAACCGTGCTTCTTAA
- the trpD gene encoding anthranilate phosphoribosyltransferase, producing MSSNPNPTEELIALTQKLAAQESLTVSEARTGAAALADPTPSVETKESFLLTLAQKGETPDEVFAFAQEFRERAVDPEMSDIAPDAIDIVGTGGDRSGTFNFSSATGLLLASMGVPVMKHGNRSITSKSGSADLLAALGIPMESKPDHLRKSLEEFNFCFFFAPSFHPSFKEIMPVRKKLAESGQKTIFNLLGPLINPGKPTHQLMGVFSQDWVSPIAGALDSLDLKAALVVHCQVSETLGVDELTVAGPNFIEGAGRLKGETFPSRPSEFGLIGGPITDILGGSAKQNLIILRSLANGVITGPMADTLCLNAGAALYTCGRSKTIKAGIEAAQAALQDKTLEKWLARFEDFNRKDS from the coding sequence ATGTCTTCGAATCCAAATCCAACCGAAGAGCTCATCGCCTTGACGCAGAAGCTCGCCGCACAGGAATCCCTCACGGTTTCCGAAGCGCGCACAGGCGCCGCGGCCCTTGCTGACCCGACCCCATCCGTAGAAACCAAGGAGAGTTTTCTCCTGACTCTGGCCCAAAAAGGAGAAACTCCGGACGAGGTCTTTGCTTTTGCCCAAGAGTTCCGCGAAAGAGCGGTGGATCCGGAAATGAGTGACATCGCTCCCGATGCCATCGACATCGTGGGGACGGGAGGCGACCGCAGTGGCACCTTTAATTTCTCCTCCGCGACCGGCCTCCTACTCGCCTCAATGGGCGTCCCGGTGATGAAGCACGGAAACCGCTCCATCACCTCGAAAAGCGGAAGCGCCGACCTCCTCGCCGCCCTCGGAATCCCGATGGAGAGCAAGCCAGACCATCTGCGGAAAAGTCTGGAGGAATTCAACTTCTGCTTCTTTTTCGCCCCCTCCTTCCATCCATCCTTCAAGGAGATCATGCCAGTGCGCAAAAAGTTGGCAGAATCGGGGCAAAAAACCATTTTCAACCTTCTCGGGCCTCTAATTAACCCGGGGAAGCCGACACACCAGCTCATGGGTGTTTTCTCTCAGGATTGGGTCTCTCCGATCGCCGGTGCCTTAGACAGCCTCGACTTGAAAGCCGCTCTCGTGGTTCATTGCCAAGTTTCCGAAACCCTTGGTGTGGATGAACTGACCGTGGCCGGCCCGAACTTCATCGAAGGCGCGGGACGCCTCAAAGGGGAAACCTTCCCTTCGCGTCCCTCAGAGTTCGGACTCATCGGAGGCCCCATCACGGATATTCTGGGCGGCAGCGCGAAGCAGAACCTGATCATCCTTCGTTCCCTCGCCAATGGGGTCATCACCGGCCCCATGGCCGATACTCTCTGCCTCAATGCCGGGGCCGCCCTCTACACCTGCGGTCGATCGAAAACGATCAAAGCCGGAATCGAAGCCGCCCAGGCAGCACTCCAAGACAAAACTTTAGAGAAGTGGTTAGCCCGCTTCGAAGACTTCAATCGAAAGGATTCATGA
- a CDS encoding phosphoglucosamine mutase — MSTRYFGTDGIRGPADGPLFEKAFLLKFSDGLIRYLRSSLAVKSPRIVIGRDTRETGSRIVEDLIEGFSRIPGECIDLGIVPTPAVANSVRVTEADLGIAITASHNPAEDNGIKLFSAEGTKFPETEEEKIEAFMLAPTEIPMGENADFSKTKRNGLASYLQASEILSVHLNLEDTTIVCDTANGATCESTPSILTSRGANLILTGNNPDGTNINLDCGSEHAEKLAKMVQESGATLGIAHDGDGDRVIFVDEKGSIVPGDQILGIFALHSMSKGSLVENTLVTTIQSNRGLDLAIQKAGGKVVRTDVGDRNVAFRMREIGASLGGESSGHIILHNYSTTGDGLLAALYLLRVLKETGKPLSQLRKEVPLLPQMTGNLRVKEKHPLSTCKTLIAEQAAIESTIGQSGRVMLRYSGTEPKLRFLVEAPMIEDCEAYMKRLLTAARTDLGEA; from the coding sequence ATGAGCACACGTTATTTTGGCACGGATGGCATACGCGGCCCCGCAGACGGCCCCCTCTTCGAGAAAGCATTCCTCCTCAAATTCTCTGACGGCCTGATCCGTTATCTACGCTCCTCCCTCGCGGTCAAATCGCCCCGCATCGTCATCGGGCGTGATACCCGGGAGACTGGATCAAGGATCGTCGAAGATCTGATCGAGGGATTCAGTCGCATTCCGGGCGAATGCATCGATCTCGGAATCGTTCCGACTCCCGCGGTGGCCAATTCGGTTCGCGTAACGGAGGCCGATCTTGGGATTGCGATCACGGCCTCCCACAATCCCGCGGAGGACAACGGGATCAAACTCTTCTCCGCCGAGGGAACCAAGTTCCCCGAAACCGAAGAGGAAAAGATCGAAGCTTTTATGCTCGCTCCCACCGAGATTCCGATGGGCGAGAACGCCGACTTTTCCAAGACCAAACGGAACGGACTAGCCTCCTACCTACAGGCCTCCGAAATCCTTTCGGTTCACCTGAACCTCGAAGATACAACCATCGTCTGCGACACAGCGAACGGCGCGACTTGCGAATCGACTCCGAGCATTCTCACCTCCCGGGGCGCAAATTTAATTCTGACCGGAAATAATCCGGACGGGACCAATATCAATTTGGACTGCGGCAGCGAGCATGCCGAGAAATTGGCGAAAATGGTCCAAGAGTCGGGCGCTACCTTGGGCATTGCCCACGATGGCGACGGAGACCGGGTCATTTTCGTAGACGAAAAAGGCTCCATCGTTCCCGGCGATCAAATCCTCGGGATCTTCGCCCTCCATAGCATGTCCAAGGGATCGCTCGTAGAGAACACCCTGGTGACGACGATTCAAAGCAACCGGGGCCTCGACCTCGCGATCCAAAAAGCGGGCGGTAAAGTGGTCCGCACCGACGTCGGGGACCGCAACGTCGCCTTCCGCATGCGGGAAATCGGAGCCTCCCTCGGAGGAGAATCCTCCGGACACATTATCCTCCACAATTACTCGACGACCGGGGATGGTCTCCTTGCCGCTCTCTACCTCCTCCGGGTTCTCAAAGAAACCGGCAAGCCCCTCAGCCAACTTCGCAAAGAAGTCCCACTTCTCCCGCAGATGACGGGAAACCTCCGGGTGAAAGAAAAACATCCGTTGAGCACCTGCAAAACGCTCATCGCCGAGCAGGCTGCGATCGAATCCACGATTGGTCAATCCGGCCGTGTGATGCTGCGCTACTCCGGGACCGAGCCTAAGCTCCGCTTCCTCGTTGAGGCACCCATGATCGAGGATTGCGAGGCGTACATGAAGCGCCTGTTGACAGCTGCCCGCACCGATTTGGGCGAAGCCTGA